Proteins encoded by one window of bacterium:
- a CDS encoding MFS transporter, with translation MLPDSEPGSAPEIRPAYANYVLGLLFLAYVVNFVDRQILSILLEPIKQEFGVSDTAMGFLTGTAFAIFYAAAGIPIARWADGWVRRSIIALGLAAWSGFTAASGLARNFTQMALARIGVGVGEAALSPPAHSLLADYFPPERRATAMGIYSMGIHVGILVGLVLGGMLEDAYGWRKAFFVVGLPGLALALVVRLTVREPVRGGMERESRPSVGSEVPSAGEVLRYLWARKSFRHLAFATGLTAFGGYAFAVWGPTFLRRVHDMGGAEAGRSLGIAIGVSGAIGSVLAGVIADRLGHRSVKWYLRVPALAAIGPLPFLLFFYFEGDPDVALMALFPGLMLAAMYQGPVFSLVQTMAPLRMRSVASAILIFIINMIGLALGPQAVGVLNDTVFASHGDEAIRYSMAWVGVVMSVWACIHFLLAARYLPEDLRAGQEA, from the coding sequence CTGCTGCCCGATTCCGAACCCGGTTCGGCGCCGGAGATCCGCCCCGCCTACGCGAACTACGTACTCGGCCTCCTCTTCCTGGCCTACGTCGTCAACTTCGTCGACCGCCAGATCCTGTCCATCCTGCTGGAGCCGATCAAGCAGGAATTCGGGGTTTCGGATACTGCGATGGGGTTCCTTACCGGCACCGCCTTCGCGATCTTCTACGCCGCGGCTGGCATCCCCATCGCGCGTTGGGCCGATGGCTGGGTTCGGCGCAGCATCATCGCGCTGGGTCTGGCGGCATGGAGTGGCTTCACGGCCGCCTCTGGGTTGGCTCGCAACTTCACCCAGATGGCATTGGCGCGCATTGGTGTTGGCGTAGGAGAAGCGGCGCTTTCACCTCCGGCGCACTCGCTACTGGCCGACTACTTCCCGCCGGAGCGCCGGGCGACCGCGATGGGCATCTATTCGATGGGCATCCACGTTGGCATCCTGGTCGGGTTGGTTCTTGGTGGGATGCTCGAGGATGCATACGGCTGGCGGAAGGCTTTTTTCGTGGTTGGCCTGCCGGGCCTCGCCCTGGCTCTGGTCGTGCGGTTGACGGTGCGTGAGCCCGTCCGAGGCGGGATGGAGAGGGAGTCCAGGCCGTCGGTCGGCTCAGAAGTTCCCAGCGCGGGCGAGGTCTTGCGCTACCTGTGGGCGCGGAAATCATTCCGGCATCTGGCCTTCGCCACGGGGCTCACCGCTTTCGGAGGCTATGCCTTTGCCGTCTGGGGGCCGACCTTTCTGCGCCGCGTCCACGACATGGGCGGCGCCGAGGCCGGCCGCAGCCTGGGGATCGCGATTGGTGTTTCCGGCGCGATCGGTTCGGTGCTGGCGGGTGTCATTGCCGATCGGCTCGGGCACCGTAGCGTGAAGTGGTATCTCCGCGTGCCCGCGCTTGCCGCCATTGGGCCGCTGCCCTTCCTTCTCTTCTTCTACTTTGAAGGCGATCCGGATGTCGCCTTGATGGCGCTCTTCCCCGGACTCATGTTGGCCGCGATGTACCAGGGCCCTGTCTTCTCGTTGGTGCAGACAATGGCCCCGTTGCGCATGCGCTCGGTGGCTTCAGCGATCCTGATCTTCATCATCAACATGATCGGCCTGGCACTCGGCCCGCAAGCTGTCGGAGTGTTGAATGACACCGTCTTCGCCAGCCACGGCGACGAGGCGATTCGCTACTCGATGGCCTGGGTCGGCGTAGTAATGAGTGTGTGGGCCTGCATCCATTTCCTGCTTGCCGCGCGGTATCTTCCCGAGGATCTGCGCGCTGGCCAGGAGGCGTAG
- a CDS encoding GNAT family N-acetyltransferase yields MIGGVAERRLRCNQLGMAVHLPVAHRYGEMSGAWWEGQLVGVLASVPSFGWPLPAPAWGARLRLAFRQGFRVASRWAEVSRALTANHPLGGHAYLSTLGVAPEAQGQGIGRALLAAWLQEVDSNGSWAWLETDREECLPLYRVAGFEIQGEMELHGVPIALMERRPASDEGGATAEESAKLFA; encoded by the coding sequence GTGATCGGCGGGGTCGCCGAGCGACGCCTGCGTTGCAATCAGTTGGGGATGGCGGTGCACCTGCCCGTTGCCCACCGCTACGGCGAGATGAGTGGCGCGTGGTGGGAAGGTCAGCTGGTCGGCGTGTTGGCTTCGGTTCCATCTTTCGGTTGGCCACTTCCCGCGCCTGCCTGGGGAGCACGCCTGCGCCTGGCATTTCGTCAGGGCTTCCGGGTGGCTTCGCGCTGGGCAGAGGTCTCACGCGCGCTCACAGCGAATCACCCGCTCGGTGGGCACGCGTATCTGTCAACGTTAGGCGTTGCGCCCGAGGCCCAGGGCCAGGGAATCGGTCGGGCCTTGCTCGCGGCCTGGCTCCAGGAGGTCGATTCGAACGGGAGCTGGGCCTGGTTGGAGACCGACCGCGAGGAGTGTCTGCCGCTCTATCGCGTTGCCGGCTTCGAGATCCAAGGCGAGATGGAGCTTCATGGGGTGCCCATCGCCCTGATGGAGCGGAGGCCAGCATCGGACGAAGGGGGTGCCACCGCAGAAGAATCTGCGAAGCTGTTCGCATAG
- a CDS encoding gamma carbonic anhydrase family protein has translation MQSIDPKAWIAESAELYGRITVGEGSSLWPHCVVRSECQEVVVGRMSNLQDFVMIHVGYDDPTRIGDFCSITHHATIHGAVIEDHCLIGINAVVMDGAVIGRGSIVAPGAVVREGTRVPPHSIVAGLPAKVIKQRDNTAENRLNALNYHRNAEAYRHGNHRAWDGPEFEAFQRKNKSTSGDGVA, from the coding sequence ATGCAATCGATCGACCCCAAGGCCTGGATCGCAGAGAGCGCAGAACTCTACGGACGAATCACCGTCGGTGAGGGCTCATCGCTCTGGCCCCATTGCGTCGTTCGTTCCGAATGCCAGGAGGTCGTCGTCGGCCGCATGAGCAACCTCCAGGATTTCGTGATGATCCATGTGGGCTACGACGATCCCACCCGCATCGGCGACTTCTGTTCGATAACCCACCACGCAACGATCCACGGTGCCGTGATCGAAGATCATTGCCTGATCGGCATCAACGCGGTCGTCATGGATGGTGCCGTGATCGGCCGCGGCTCGATCGTCGCCCCAGGCGCCGTCGTCAGGGAAGGAACCCGGGTTCCACCGCACTCGATCGTTGCGGGTCTCCCGGCCAAGGTCATCAAGCAACGAGACAACACGGCCGAGAACCGGTTGAATGCCTTGAACTACCACCGCAACGCCGAGGCCTACCGGCACGGAAATCACCGCGCCTGGGACGGCCCCGAGTTCGAAGCCTTCCAACGCAAGAACAAGTCAACCAGCGGGGACGGAGTTGCCTGA
- a CDS encoding TraB/GumN family protein, translating to MHLLLARFLLLLAVALFASCATPPSGAVDSGQLVFWEIRPLESEEAVAHLLGSIHVGREQLDFDPEIRAALSGASLLVYEVSPGALDPESMAIAILEMGRLPAGQTLENLLSAETWEAFEERLAKEGLPAENFAIFEPWVAALQLLGLSLAAANTDSGFGIEQQILEMTKGAATIGLETPDFQLSLFDALPMETQIHLLEEALATQDRAGDFVDYVFAAWNAGDLEMLERLIIPETDDPNLETFHERVFLERNRNMAAGIADLLDEPGRYFVTLGVGHMLGAEGIPALLDEKGLRVRRIPRTGAAP from the coding sequence ATGCACCTGCTTCTCGCCAGGTTTCTCCTGCTTCTCGCCGTGGCGCTCTTTGCGTCCTGCGCAACGCCGCCGTCGGGCGCCGTCGATAGCGGGCAGCTCGTCTTCTGGGAGATTCGCCCCCTGGAAAGCGAGGAAGCGGTGGCTCATCTGCTGGGCTCCATCCACGTTGGACGGGAACAACTCGATTTTGATCCTGAGATCCGAGCGGCGCTCTCCGGGGCCTCGTTGCTGGTCTACGAGGTATCTCCCGGGGCGTTGGATCCAGAGAGCATGGCCATCGCGATCCTGGAGATGGGCCGCCTACCCGCGGGCCAGACCCTCGAGAACCTGCTGTCTGCCGAAACCTGGGAAGCCTTCGAAGAGCGACTTGCCAAAGAAGGGCTTCCGGCGGAGAACTTCGCGATCTTCGAGCCCTGGGTCGCCGCGCTCCAGCTCCTCGGCCTCAGCCTTGCCGCCGCCAACACGGACTCAGGCTTCGGCATCGAACAGCAGATCCTCGAAATGACGAAAGGCGCTGCGACCATCGGGCTCGAAACCCCGGACTTCCAGCTCAGCCTCTTCGATGCCCTGCCGATGGAGACCCAGATCCACCTTCTCGAAGAGGCCCTGGCCACCCAGGACCGGGCCGGCGATTTCGTGGATTACGTATTCGCCGCCTGGAACGCCGGTGATCTCGAGATGCTCGAACGCCTGATCATCCCCGAGACGGACGACCCGAACCTCGAGACTTTCCACGAGCGCGTGTTTCTCGAGCGCAACCGCAACATGGCCGCGGGCATCGCCGACCTCCTGGACGAGCCCGGCCGCTATTTCGTTACGTTAGGCGTTGGCCATATGCTCGGGGCCGAGGGAATCCCCGCCCTTCTCGATGAAAAGGGCTTGCGCGTGAGGCGCATCCCCCGGACCGGAGCCGCCCCCTGA
- a CDS encoding NADPH:quinone oxidoreductase family protein: MMEPHELRVLEAPEPGLQPGSLGIEVRAAGCNFFDTLICRGRYQVKPPLPFVPGGEISGVVRELGEGAEGFEVGDRVSCSLGSTGGYAERAVVPTTRAWKMPDAMSFAEGAALPIVYPTSYAGLVYRARLEAGETLLVHAAAGGVGIAAVQIGRALGARVIATAGGEDKLAVAREAGAELAIDYRQGDFAARVMEETGGHGADVIYDPVGGEIFDQSLKCIAWNGRLLVIGFASGTIPTPRLNRVLLKNIALVGLHWPPYFEKEPERVDETFGALFALYYRGAIRPPVHRSYPLEQAAEALAELASRGTTGKVVLEP, from the coding sequence ATGATGGAGCCACATGAGCTTCGGGTGCTCGAGGCGCCAGAGCCGGGGTTGCAGCCCGGCAGCCTGGGCATCGAGGTCAGAGCTGCTGGCTGCAACTTTTTCGACACGCTGATCTGCAGGGGCCGCTACCAGGTGAAGCCGCCACTGCCTTTCGTGCCGGGCGGTGAAATCTCAGGGGTCGTTCGTGAGCTCGGCGAAGGCGCCGAGGGCTTCGAAGTCGGCGATCGGGTCAGCTGCTCGCTCGGCAGCACCGGTGGCTATGCAGAGCGCGCGGTCGTGCCTACGACTCGCGCGTGGAAGATGCCCGACGCCATGAGCTTCGCCGAGGGAGCGGCGCTGCCCATCGTGTATCCCACCTCCTACGCAGGCCTCGTCTACCGGGCACGGCTCGAGGCGGGCGAAACCCTGCTCGTGCACGCCGCAGCGGGAGGCGTCGGGATCGCCGCCGTGCAGATCGGTAGAGCGCTCGGCGCCCGGGTGATCGCGACCGCGGGAGGCGAAGACAAGCTCGCCGTGGCGCGTGAAGCCGGAGCAGAACTCGCGATCGACTATCGCCAGGGCGATTTTGCCGCCCGCGTGATGGAGGAGACAGGCGGGCACGGCGCCGACGTCATCTATGACCCGGTTGGCGGCGAGATCTTCGACCAATCCCTCAAATGCATCGCCTGGAATGGACGTCTGCTGGTGATCGGGTTCGCGTCCGGCACGATCCCGACCCCGCGTCTCAATCGGGTTCTCTTGAAGAACATCGCCCTGGTGGGCCTGCATTGGCCCCCCTACTTCGAGAAGGAGCCCGAGCGGGTCGACGAAACCTTCGGGGCGCTCTTCGCGCTCTATTATCGCGGAGCGATTCGCCCCCCGGTGCATCGCAGCTACCCTTTGGAGCAAGCAGCCGAGGCGCTGGCGGAGCTGGCGAGCCGGGGTACGACCGGGAAGGTCGTCCTCGAGCCGTAG
- the rpsN gene encoding 30S ribosomal protein S14, giving the protein MAKKSQVLRDQKRRRLITKYAERRAELRKRLNDPNVDVDEKYEIQAEFAKMPRNSCPTRLTRRCRISGRSKAVYRKFGLSRIALREMTLRGELPGMRKSSW; this is encoded by the coding sequence ATGGCCAAGAAGTCCCAGGTGCTGCGCGATCAGAAGCGCCGCCGGTTGATCACCAAATATGCCGAGCGCCGCGCTGAACTGCGCAAGCGGCTGAACGATCCCAACGTCGACGTAGACGAGAAGTACGAGATCCAGGCCGAGTTCGCGAAGATGCCGCGCAACTCCTGCCCGACCCGGCTCACCCGACGATGTCGGATCAGTGGCCGCTCGAAAGCCGTCTACCGCAAGTTCGGCCTCTCCCGGATCGCGCTCCGCGAGATGACGCTGCGGGGCGAACTGCCCGGCATGCGGAAATCGAGCTGGTAG
- a CDS encoding type B 50S ribosomal protein L31 — translation MKEGIHPDYHKVLFVDNATGNQWVSRSTLSSDKTQEVDGEEMPVIRLEISAESHPFWTGQQRSLDAEGRVDRFRKRYGTKGSK, via the coding sequence ATGAAGGAAGGGATCCACCCCGACTACCACAAGGTCCTCTTCGTCGACAACGCGACGGGGAATCAGTGGGTTTCGCGCTCGACGCTCTCCTCGGACAAGACCCAGGAAGTCGACGGCGAAGAGATGCCGGTCATCCGGCTCGAAATTTCAGCCGAGAGTCACCCGTTCTGGACCGGCCAGCAGCGCAGCCTGGATGCCGAAGGCCGCGTCGATCGCTTCCGCAAGCGCTACGGCACCAAGGGGAGCAAGTAG
- the rpmB gene encoding 50S ribosomal protein L28, whose product MPKRCQLTGVGPRAGRNVAHSNVKTCRRFDPNLQRVHLQSDALGRRVALRITTRALRTVQKHGGLDPYLLKMDDRKLAPDAVRLKRNVQKALR is encoded by the coding sequence ATGCCCAAGCGTTGTCAGCTGACGGGTGTTGGCCCCCGGGCCGGACGCAACGTCGCGCACTCCAACGTGAAGACCTGTCGGCGCTTCGACCCGAACCTCCAGCGCGTTCACCTGCAGAGCGATGCTCTCGGTCGACGCGTTGCCCTGCGCATCACCACCCGCGCCCTGCGCACGGTCCAGAAGCATGGCGGGCTCGACCCGTACCTTCTGAAGATGGACGATCGCAAGCTCGCTCCGGACGCCGTGCGCTTGAAGCGCAACGTGCAGAAGGCGCTTCGCTAG
- a CDS encoding alpha/beta hydrolase, producing MRIDPKLFAPESVDSGTQLANEAIEKLLASVPSIDTRDPSEVRAERASGKSPIGELVKLEHAEVRSIAGPAGEIPLRILRPAGEVRGVYLHLHGGGWTLGAEDQQDTMLDALAQEARVVVMSVGYRLAPEHPYPSAPDDCEAAALWVMENAREFGSEQLVIGGESAGAHLSAVTLLRLRDKHGANPFRAANLVFGAYDLGFTPSVRNWGERNLVLSTPIIEWFTSHFVPERGQRRDPDVSPLYASLSGMPPALFSVGTLDPLLDDSLFMANRWESAGSAAELAIYPGGIHGFNMLPLPLAEQANERCRRFVAAALEAEA from the coding sequence ATGCGGATAGACCCGAAGCTCTTCGCGCCGGAGTCCGTCGATTCCGGAACGCAGCTGGCCAACGAGGCGATCGAGAAGCTGCTGGCGTCCGTGCCCTCGATCGACACCCGGGACCCGTCCGAAGTTCGAGCGGAACGGGCGAGCGGAAAATCTCCCATCGGAGAGCTGGTGAAGCTCGAGCATGCCGAAGTCCGCAGCATTGCGGGACCGGCCGGCGAGATCCCGCTTCGCATCTTGCGACCCGCCGGGGAGGTGCGAGGAGTGTACCTGCACCTCCACGGGGGTGGCTGGACCCTCGGCGCAGAAGACCAGCAAGACACGATGCTCGACGCGCTCGCCCAGGAGGCGCGCGTGGTGGTCATGAGTGTTGGCTACCGCCTGGCACCCGAGCATCCCTACCCGTCGGCGCCGGATGATTGTGAGGCGGCGGCGTTGTGGGTGATGGAGAATGCCCGGGAGTTCGGATCCGAACAGCTGGTGATCGGGGGCGAATCCGCAGGCGCCCACCTCTCGGCCGTCACGTTGTTGCGGCTTCGGGACAAGCATGGCGCCAACCCGTTTCGCGCCGCCAACCTGGTCTTTGGTGCCTACGATCTGGGTTTCACGCCTAGCGTGCGAAACTGGGGCGAGCGGAACCTCGTCCTCTCGACGCCGATCATCGAGTGGTTCACCAGCCACTTCGTGCCCGAGCGAGGCCAACGTCGGGATCCGGACGTATCCCCCCTCTACGCAAGCCTCTCCGGGATGCCACCGGCGCTATTCAGTGTCGGCACCCTCGATCCGCTGCTAGACGACAGTCTGTTCATGGCGAACCGTTGGGAGAGCGCAGGCTCGGCCGCCGAGCTCGCGATCTATCCCGGCGGCATCCATGGCTTCAACATGCTGCCGCTGCCGTTGGCCGAGCAGGCCAACGAGCGCTGCCGCCGTTTCGTGGCGGCAGCGCTCGAAGCCGAAGCCTGA
- a CDS encoding MaoC family dehydratase, which produces MAEKIDITDEMQAAVGVESPPWTYEVTTTSVRAFARGVGYTDRVYFDEAAAKAAGYPSLHCPPTYLGTPVFIPGESNDTFSGPKNSGPGVKHGLKNVLDGGTETEYFADICAGDTLSVSSKVSDLTIRESKTTGQMLIVTNETTYVNQDGTVVAKQRGQGLFY; this is translated from the coding sequence ATGGCCGAGAAGATCGACATCACGGATGAGATGCAAGCCGCGGTAGGCGTGGAAAGCCCGCCGTGGACCTATGAAGTGACCACCACGAGCGTGCGTGCCTTCGCCCGCGGCGTGGGCTACACGGATCGGGTCTATTTCGACGAGGCCGCCGCGAAGGCAGCGGGCTATCCCAGCCTGCACTGCCCGCCTACCTACCTCGGCACGCCGGTGTTCATCCCCGGCGAGAGCAACGATACCTTCAGCGGGCCAAAGAACTCCGGGCCCGGCGTGAAGCATGGCCTCAAGAACGTGCTCGATGGCGGAACCGAAACGGAGTACTTCGCCGACATCTGTGCCGGCGACACACTCAGCGTCTCCTCGAAGGTCTCCGACCTCACGATCCGTGAGAGCAAGACGACCGGCCAGATGCTGATCGTCACGAATGAGACCACCTACGTGAACCAGGATGGCACGGTCGTCGCGAAGCAGCGCGGCCAGGGCCTCTTCTACTAG
- a CDS encoding acyl-CoA synthetase, with the protein MDFHFGEVIDAIAGAVPDREAIVFRDRRYSFAQLAERSRRFANVLVDAGLRVQTERGTLAGHESGQPHLAMYAYNGNEYIEGMLGCFRARVAPLNVNYRYVEEELVYLFQNSQAKAILFHAEFAPKVAALRDKLPNLELLIQIADDSGEPLLPGALDYETALAAASPDGPDVEASPDDLYILYTGGTTGMPKGVLWRSADIHMGAMGGRKMDGTEVASLEEIAEVAKNGPGLKCLIGPPLMHGAAQWGAFINFGMGNGVVFPNDHRKLDPDDFLSTAERERALSLTIVGDSFARPLLDQMAKKEYDLSGLFVVGSGGAPLSTAAKKEFLERLPNVTILDSIGSSETGAQASNPSNKETGVSTGDFKPMAGAVVVSADLTRVLSPGDDEMGWFAQEGRVPLGYLGDAEKTAKTFPVIAGTRFAVPGDRARYREDGSIEVLGRDSVTINSGGEKIFAEEVEQALKQHSDVFDVVVAGRPSERWGQEVVAVVALREGVSADEPGLLSEAGKHIARYKLPKAFVFRDAIQRSPSGKADYRWAKAQVEESQEV; encoded by the coding sequence ATGGATTTTCATTTCGGCGAAGTCATCGATGCCATTGCTGGTGCGGTCCCGGACCGCGAGGCCATCGTCTTCCGCGACCGTCGCTACAGCTTCGCCCAGCTGGCCGAGCGCAGTCGACGTTTCGCGAACGTGCTGGTCGATGCCGGGCTTCGGGTCCAAACGGAGCGCGGAACGCTCGCGGGCCACGAATCAGGCCAGCCTCATCTCGCGATGTATGCCTACAACGGCAACGAATACATCGAGGGCATGCTCGGCTGCTTCCGGGCGCGGGTTGCTCCGCTGAACGTGAACTATCGCTACGTGGAAGAGGAGCTCGTCTATCTGTTCCAGAACTCCCAGGCGAAGGCCATTCTCTTCCATGCCGAGTTCGCCCCGAAGGTGGCGGCGCTTCGCGACAAGCTCCCGAACCTCGAACTGCTGATCCAGATCGCGGACGATTCGGGAGAGCCGCTCTTGCCGGGCGCACTCGACTACGAGACCGCCCTTGCCGCCGCGTCGCCCGATGGACCCGACGTGGAGGCCTCGCCCGACGATCTCTACATCCTCTACACCGGCGGCACGACGGGCATGCCCAAGGGTGTCCTATGGCGTTCGGCGGATATCCACATGGGCGCGATGGGCGGCCGAAAAATGGATGGCACGGAAGTGGCCTCGCTCGAGGAGATCGCGGAAGTGGCGAAGAACGGCCCCGGTCTGAAGTGCTTGATCGGCCCTCCGTTGATGCACGGCGCGGCCCAGTGGGGTGCTTTCATCAACTTTGGAATGGGCAACGGAGTCGTCTTTCCGAATGACCACCGGAAGCTCGACCCGGACGATTTCCTTTCGACGGCAGAACGCGAGCGCGCGCTTTCCCTCACCATCGTGGGTGACTCTTTCGCGCGGCCGCTGCTCGACCAGATGGCGAAGAAGGAATACGACTTGTCCGGCCTCTTCGTGGTCGGGTCGGGTGGGGCACCGCTTTCGACGGCGGCGAAGAAGGAATTCCTCGAGCGCCTTCCGAATGTGACGATCCTGGATTCGATCGGCTCTTCGGAGACCGGAGCCCAGGCGAGCAATCCGTCCAACAAGGAGACGGGGGTCTCGACCGGTGATTTCAAGCCCATGGCCGGGGCGGTGGTGGTCTCGGCCGATCTCACCCGGGTGCTTTCCCCCGGTGATGACGAAATGGGCTGGTTTGCCCAGGAGGGGCGGGTTCCGCTTGGCTACCTCGGCGACGCGGAGAAGACAGCGAAGACTTTTCCGGTCATCGCTGGCACGCGCTTCGCCGTGCCGGGGGATCGCGCCCGCTACCGGGAGGACGGCTCGATCGAGGTACTCGGCCGCGATTCCGTCACGATCAATTCCGGCGGCGAGAAGATCTTCGCGGAGGAAGTGGAGCAGGCGCTGAAGCAGCATTCGGATGTCTTCGACGTCGTCGTGGCCGGTCGCCCGAGTGAACGCTGGGGCCAGGAAGTGGTTGCGGTCGTCGCGTTGCGGGAGGGCGTGAGTGCCGACGAGCCCGGCTTGCTCAGCGAGGCCGGCAAGCACATCGCCCGCTACAAGCTGCCGAAGGCGTTCGTCTTCCGCGATGCCATCCAGCGCAGTCCGTCAGGAAAGGCAGACTATCGCTGGGCCAAGGCGCAGGTCGAGGAGAGCCAGGAGGTCTAG